TCCCCCTCTGCAAGGGTTTGTCCAATCGGGAAATTGCAGACGAACTCCACATCTCCGAAAGCACGGTGAAAACCCATGTTTCCAACCTGCTGGTTAAACTCGATGTCCGGCGCCGCACCCAGGTTATCCGCAAGGCCCGGGCGCTGAATCTCCTCCCCGAAGGCAGCGCATAAATTTCCGGGTCGGAAGGCCCAAAGGATAAAATTGGTACTTTAGTATGAAGCCCACTCCCCCCGGGCCGGGTATTTTTATACCAACCTAAAACCAGAACCCATGAAAAAGACAATCATCCGGTACGGCCTTTACGGGGGCACGGTCATTTGCGTACTCTTCCTGCTGAGCCTTTACCTGGCCGACGGCCTGGATTTTGGCGCCCAGGAAGTGATCGGGTACGCCTCCATGGTGGTGGCCCTCAGTTTTGTGTATTTCGGGATCCGGCATTTCCGGGACCGCGAAAACAGCGGTACCCTGAACTTTGGAGCCGGGCTGAAAATCGGCCTGGGCATCAGCCTGATCACCGCCCTGATGTTCGGAATCCTGGACGTGATCTATGTAAAGTATATGAACCCGGATTTTATGGAGACCTATTACGCCTCCGTCCTGGCCGACCTGGAAGCCTCCCTGCCCGAATCCGAATTCCAGGAGCGCGCCCGGGCCATGGAGGCGGAAAAGGAACTGTTTACCAACCCCCTGATGAATTTCTTCCTGATGTTTATCACGGTCTTCCTCATCGGGTTGATCATGAGTATTATATCCGCACAGATCCTGAAACGAAAGCCTTCGACGGCGACATCCTGAAACCAAAGCCTTCGACGGCGACATCCTGAAAACCGACAACAACCAAAAATATACCCGCCATGCAATACGAGGCAACCAGTGCAGACGACTACATTTCCCAGCTGCCGGAGGAGCGCCGGGAACCCGTCTCCAGACTTCGGGAAACCATCCGGACCCACCTGCCGGAAGGATTTGAGGAATCCATCAGTTATGGGATGATCGGATACGTGGTGCCCCATGCCCGCTACCCGGATGGCTACCACTGCAACCCGGAACTCCCGTTGCCCTTTATGAGCCTCGCCAGCCAAAAGAACTACATCGCCGTCTACCACAGCGGGATCTACGCGGACCCCGAACTCAACCAGTGGTTCCTGGACCGGTACAGGGCCCTGGATATCGGAAAGCCGGATATGGGCAAGAGTTGTATCCGCTTCCGGAAACCCGATAAAATACCCTATGGGCTCATCGGGGAACTCTGTGAAAAAATGGAGGTGGAGGATTGGGTTCGCATGTACGAAAAAGCAATAAAAAAATAAATAAGAGCAATCATGGAGAAGCGAGTAACCGGCCTGGGAGGGTTTTTCTTTAAAACCAAAGACCCGGACCATATCAAGGAATGGTATAAAAAACATCTGGGGATTCCCACGGACAACTACGGGTGGACCTTCTGGTGGAAAGACGAGAACGGCAGGGATTGCAGTACCCAGTGGAGTCCCTTTAAAATGGACACAAAGTACTTTGAGCCAAGCGAAAAACCCTTTATGATGAATTTCCGGGTGGAAAACCTCCGCGAGCTCCTGGCCGCGTTACGGGAAGAAGGTGTACAGGTGGTGGGTGAGATAGAAGAATACGACTACGGGAAATTCGGCTGGATCCTGGACCCGGAAGGCAATAAAATAGAACTCTGGGAACCTGTGGATTCCGCATTTCTGGAATAAGGAATAATTTGCTACATTGGTGATACTAAAACCAACACCAATTACCATGTCAGACGAAAATAAAGATTTCGGGGATAAGGCCCGGGAAGCCGGCGAAGATGCAAAAAAAGCTGCCGGAGATTTTAAAAGCGAAGCCAAGAAAACCGCCGACGAATTCAAGGAAGGCCTCAACAGCGCCGGGGGGGAGAACAAAAAAATCCTGGCCGGGATACTCGCCATTGTGCTGGGCTCCCTGGGCGTGCATAAGTTTATCCTCGGATACCAGAAAGAGGGGATTATCCTCCTGGTGGTCACGGTCATCGGCATGGTGCTGACCTGTATCGGCGTGGGCATCTTTGTGGTTTGGGCCACCGGCCTGATCGGACTCATCGAGGGCGTCATCTACCTGACCAAAAGCGACGAGGAGTTCTACAATACCTACCAGGTGGGGAAAAAGCCCTGGTTTTAAGGGAAATCCGCACGGGTCCGGAGATAACCCCTTCTTTGGAAAAACGAAAAAAGCCGAAAAACACACTTCGGCTTTTATTTTTAATCTTATTATCGTAATATTGCGATATATAAATTGTAAAACATGGGCGTTTCCAAAACCCAACTCTTCGACCAGCGACAGAATGAAATTGCGCAGATTGCCCGGGTACTGGCTCATCCCGCACGGGTAGCCATCCTGCAGTACATCAGCCGGCAGGACTCCTGTATTTGCAGCGACCTGGTGGAAGAAACCGGCCTGGCCCAGGCCACCATCTCCCAGCACCTGTCGGAAATTAAAAAAGTCGGGTTGCTCCGGGGGAATTTTCAGGGAAGGAACCTCTGCTATTGCATCGATACCGACCGGTGGAATGAAATACAGGGGTTATTCGGGTCTTTTTTCACCCGAATCAGCAGCCAGTGCTGTTGACCCGCCCTGCGCATCAAATACCCGGCAGATCCCCGGCAAATCCCTGTTGATTCCCGCAAATCGAGCCACACAAAAACAGAAACAACAATTGAATCCAATACCCGAACCCATGAAAACTTCTGAATTCCTGAATCTCCTGGAAAGGCACCCGGAAAGGGAGCTGAATTTTGAATACGCCCCCGGGAAGCTGCTGCGGCCCGATTACCATATCACGGAAGTCAAGAATATCCGTGTCGACGCCACGGATTGCGGCGGACGCTCAGACGCGTGGACGGAAACCGTCATCCAGCTATGGGAAAGCCCTGTCCCGGAGCATACGGATCGCTCTATTACCGCACGGAAAGCCCTGGCCATCCTCTCCCGCGTCAACCGCAAGCAACCGCTGATGTTGGACAGCCCGGTAAAATTTGAATACGGCAACCGGCAATTCCACACCGCCCAGTTGCACGTTGCAGGGGAGGTGGTGGAAGGAGACCACCTGGTCCTCCGCCTCTCCCCGGAAGCCACCCAGTGCAAGGCGAGCGATATCTGCGGCACCCCGGAACCCGCCCCAGTTGCCGGGGCCCGGAATGGTTGCGACCCCGCGTCTGGTTGTTGCTGATAACCTGAAGGCCCCATGCAGATCCGAGACATGCAACCCGAGGACTGGCACGAGGTAGCCCGAATCTATGAAGAGGGGATCGCTACCGGGTATGCCACTTTTGAAACCCGGGTCCCGGCATATGAAGACTGGGACCGGGCACATCTCCCCTTTGGCCGTCTGGTAGCCGAAATCTCCGGACAGGTTGCG
This genomic window from Robiginitalea biformata HTCC2501 contains:
- a CDS encoding DUF1801 domain-containing protein produces the protein MQYEATSADDYISQLPEERREPVSRLRETIRTHLPEGFEESISYGMIGYVVPHARYPDGYHCNPELPLPFMSLASQKNYIAVYHSGIYADPELNQWFLDRYRALDIGKPDMGKSCIRFRKPDKIPYGLIGELCEKMEVEDWVRMYEKAIKK
- a CDS encoding VOC family protein, with product MEKRVTGLGGFFFKTKDPDHIKEWYKKHLGIPTDNYGWTFWWKDENGRDCSTQWSPFKMDTKYFEPSEKPFMMNFRVENLRELLAALREEGVQVVGEIEEYDYGKFGWILDPEGNKIELWEPVDSAFLE
- a CDS encoding TM2 domain-containing protein; translation: MSDENKDFGDKAREAGEDAKKAAGDFKSEAKKTADEFKEGLNSAGGENKKILAGILAIVLGSLGVHKFILGYQKEGIILLVVTVIGMVLTCIGVGIFVVWATGLIGLIEGVIYLTKSDEEFYNTYQVGKKPWF
- a CDS encoding DUF6428 family protein, whose amino-acid sequence is MKTSEFLNLLERHPERELNFEYAPGKLLRPDYHITEVKNIRVDATDCGGRSDAWTETVIQLWESPVPEHTDRSITARKALAILSRVNRKQPLMLDSPVKFEYGNRQFHTAQLHVAGEVVEGDHLVLRLSPEATQCKASDICGTPEPAPVAGARNGCDPASGCC
- a CDS encoding ArsR/SmtB family transcription factor, with the translated sequence MGVSKTQLFDQRQNEIAQIARVLAHPARVAILQYISRQDSCICSDLVEETGLAQATISQHLSEIKKVGLLRGNFQGRNLCYCIDTDRWNEIQGLFGSFFTRISSQCC
- a CDS encoding DUF4199 domain-containing protein, translating into MKKTIIRYGLYGGTVICVLFLLSLYLADGLDFGAQEVIGYASMVVALSFVYFGIRHFRDRENSGTLNFGAGLKIGLGISLITALMFGILDVIYVKYMNPDFMETYYASVLADLEASLPESEFQERARAMEAEKELFTNPLMNFFLMFITVFLIGLIMSIISAQILKRKPSTATS